AACCAACTTGGCACCAACAGtatcgatcgagtctctgctctCTGCTCCTCGGCCAAGTGTGGGTGTCTGGCATGGCTCCTCTTgaggggctcctccggaggagtcaGAGCCGTTTCCAAAAAGGCTCCAGCTTCTCTCATTTTTACTGAAAAATGGCTCCTCTAAGAaaatgtttggcagggctcctctacAGAAGCTAGAGCCCGGGAGGAGCCAtatcaaacaggcccttaattaGAGCCCTGTTGGTGATGGACTGATGGTGTTGGCGGCGCGCAGGCTGTTATTGTGAGCCTTGAAGTAGTCGCCTTGTTCTCCAAGCTGGAATCCCATGGCCTGATGAGCTCCAACAGCGTCACGTTCATCGCGATTTCTGACCACCTATATATGGTCACTCCCGCACGCCCGACGAGGTTGAGGCGGCCTTCGCGCCATGGCTACTGAACACAACGAACGTCGGGCCAGGGATATCGAGCACTACGGCTGCCTCACTGAGGCTGTCGCCGGGAGGCCGAGGACGCGATCCGGAGATGGCGCCGGACGCGGCCATCTGGGGCACACAGCTCTCTAGGTGCCGGATGGCGCCGGACACGGTGCGAGACATGCTGCTGTCCGGATTCCGGCTGCACGGTGACGCCGAGTTGGCTGCGCATGCGGTGCGATCTGCGCGAAAGCACCGCGTATGTGCTTGATTTGGTATAAGCTCGCAATATAAGTACTTCATatgttctaaattgtaagtcatttcgACTTTTGGAGGTTTACTACGTATCCCGATATACCCTATGTCTAATATAAtgtaaaaacaatatatctaaaaaagttaaaatgacttataattaatttaaaatAGAGAGAGTGTTTTCTAACTTATTGGCATGTGCCCATGCACGGATTGCTGGGCTAATACATACAGAGTCATAATAACACGTCACAAATGCTTATAATAAGAGTTTTGCTCTATTGAGTCTCTCAAAAAAGTTATACCCATCTTAAAGCGACTTAATATTAATTGTtttttcataattaatttatccaCGGGTCTGATATGGTCCCCAACCCTATCCATACCAATGTTGAGCCCAACACATGTTCAGGCGATTTTTTTGGATCCAATCCGCGTGTGCAGTGGCGCTGTTTTGTCCAACCAGACGACAAAGACGAGACCTGGAAGCGCTGTTGTGGCGCAGACGGAGCAGGCACGGCGCGTCGGCATGACACACGGCTAGGCAGCACCGAACCGCGGGCCATGTCAGCGTGAGAAGCCCACGTGGAGAGATATGGACCTAAGTGAGATACGACAtataaagtttatggacccaaaaaagtCACTTTTAAAGTTTATGGACCTAAGTGAgacctcctcacaagttaatggacctctggtgGATTTAACTCTAAGTACAAATTTCTTTGGGGGGTCCACTAGAGTAATAAACGGATCATAATAATCATATTACGATCCAAATATGATTGATTACATGATGGATTGTTATAATAAAAAACCCCCTTATTTTCATAATCCTATAACTCAGATGAAAGATGATTTAAGGGGGGTTATATATCGGTGCTAAAAGTGCAACTTGTCTACCAACCAATTGTCCAACTTACCAAACCAAAAGATAAGATAGGATTTTCCCACTATAGCCAACCATAATTAGCCCCAAACATGCACAGAGTGTCTTGTGATTATTAGGATAGTTAAAACGGCACCTTGTAGTGATCGCTATGTTTTTTCTTTCGTACAAAATTAACAATATATAATATTTAGTTGTCACACGTCACCGCATTATTATGGGAAAACATCATAAAAAGAAGCAGAACAGCAGTTATGAATTGTGACTCCCAAATAAATGACACGGTACTCCCGATTCTTTCAGAGGCCATCAGCAAAATAAAGGTAGCAATATAATAGCGCCGTGTTTTCCCCAATGTCTGCCTCACACTGCTCAGTAGTTACAAACAAATGCGCTCCTGCATGACTGCACAATACTAACTTATGTAGGTAAATGGTATACATACATGTAATAATtagggaaaagaagaaaaaagcaaCAATGGTGCGAGACAAACCCGCACGAACGCACCATTAATCCTCCCATTCCAATTTAGTATTCCTAGCATCATATGCATCTGAATCCAAAACCAAATCCAAATATGAATACGCGCCCTAATCGGAATCCAAATCCGAATCTGAATCCACCACACAAACCCGCCAGTCCAGGAAAGACTTGTGTGGTAAGCTCTGCATTGTGAAGGGAAGCCACTTCAACTTTCGGCATCGTACAATTTCCAACTCCTCAAGGCATGGGAACGTTACATCAGAACCGCACAAGCTGCGGCCTAGCTTGTAATTGTCAACTAATAATCAGATATTTGAGGCAAGGGAATGTCTTTGAACTCTCTTGTCCTGTGCCCATACAGATCTGCTTCATAGCCTTGCAATCACCCACATGAAGATATTCAAGGCAGGGCAAGTACGGCGCCCAAGAGAGGTGCTGTAGTTTGCTGCAGGCATACAGACTCAAATGAGTGAGCCTTGGGAACAAAGCTTGCGAAGACGATGTTACCTTCCACATTATTATATTTGTAAGGTTACCCAAATATCCGAGCGCGAGCACACTGAGAGCATCAAATGGTTTTCCTAGTTCATCTCCTAGTATTATTTGCTCCATTGCGCAATCCTCAACGTGCAGTTCATTTAACATCCTTCCCGCAATATCACCTGTCAAAGTATCTACTGCCAGGCAGAGCTCGTTTGTTTCTTTCAATCTCAATTTGGATATGATCAAATCCCTAATGGGGATGCCAGCTGCCTTCCGGAGTGAttcatatccatcatcactttcaATGACAATATCAACCGCTTTCAAGTTTGTAAGGGTGCACAACTCTTGAATTGTTTTGTACATATAATTATTCCAATACTTAGGGGTTGTCATTGTTAATAGGTCAATCACTTGCAATATTGTAAGACAGGATATGACCTCCTTCGGAATCCTCTTTATTCTTGTGCCTGCTAGATATAAGAATTTGAGCTTAGTAAGTTCTCTAAGGCGTTTGGGAACTGTCCTTAGCTCTTCGTTACGTGACAAATCCAGATGCTCCAAGTTTACCAAGGCAAATAACTCTTCAGGTATCTCCTTTGATTCTGTTGTCGCTTAGATCTAGGTATGTCAGCTCAGTGAAACTCTGAATGGCTCCAAATATCCTCTCATCCAAACTATTCTGTTGAAGGTATAGCCTAATGAGATTTGTTGAGCCAGTAAACGGATGAAGCTCCTTGATTTCATTGAACATTAATGAGATGCATTCTCGGCTCTGCTCCAAGGAATGGCGTGAATAGACAGATTTGCACCAACTCCCGCACGAACTACCGACTTGTCCTTGTTGTTACAGCAGCGATAAGATATCCAAATAGTCATATCACGGATGACATCATGCATCTTAACACCAACTTCAATTGGCATTTCCTGATGGGTAACCCTTCGTCTAGCAACGAATGTAATAACCACTATTGAACCCAGTGTCACAACTGTCTAACAAACATGCAGCTGTAAGTTCCCCTATTGGAGAATGTGCTTTTCTGTAGGAACTATGTATATCACACTCGTCAACTAGACCTAAGCCAATCCAGCATCGTATCAGGTCCCCCGTCCGAATCACTTTATCCTCTGGCCATAGTGAGCAAGTCAACAAACACTGTCTCAAGGTATTATTTCTTAGGCTATCATAACTAAACTTGAGTCGTCTGAAAACATCATTTTCCATATGGAGGTCCTGATCATCCCCGTCACAGCATGACTGTTTCATGTAATGAATGGCAGATTCCCATTGTTTCGGATTACTTTTGCTGTACATTGCCCTTCCGACAGTTATCAAAGCTAATGGCAAGCCCTTCATTTCCTCCACAAGTTCCTTTGCAAGAGCTTCAATACGAGGACTGGAAGATAGAGTCCCCTGTCCGACCTTGTCTTGAAATAGCTGCCAGGCCTCATCATCTGGCAAGCATGCCACGTTGATCTCTTTTCTTACGTCCATTTGACCACACACCATTTTTGATCTTGTTGTGAGAACCACTTTGCTTCTGCCAAGGGGATACGGTATGCCCACTGCTTCCAGATTAATTCGATTCCAAACGTCATCTAATAGTATTAGAATTTTTCTTGTTTTCAGGAAGTCCAAAATGATGTTAGCTCGAGATTTAACATCACCGCCTTCCGAAAACGGTATGCCCACTGAACCCTCTTTGGAGTCCGTAACGAAGATAACATAATGAAATAATGAGTCCCCACAAAAAGCATTGTTGATGTTTGTCAGAAGATGGGTCTTGCCCGCTCCGGCCAACCCCCAGATTCCAATGACACCCACTGAACTATCCTTAATATACTCCATAGCCTCTTCAAATATTTCAACTCTGGAAGGCTGCTGCTCTATGGATGAATATGGCATCTCTTGGACGGAAGGTGGCAATGCTTCCACTGTAAAAACGCTCGGTTGACCACTGAGACGTTCTTGGAGCCGACCAAGCAGGCCAGCTGCAATCACACTGAGATCCCAGTTCAACTCATTTTGCTCAGATTCACAGATAACCATACCAACAGAGATGTTGGTATCCACGCTAGCCAGCCAGTTGTTCATCTGATTTGTTGCTACCTTGCCCTCTCGCTTTCCAAGCTCAATCACGTGATTGAGATCATTTCTCCTCCCACGCAAGTTTTGCAAACATTGCTTAAGCTTTGTAATAACAATTCCTTCTGCCTGAAAGGCATTAGTTACTATTATTAACAAGTGACAAAGATAAGTTAGCAAAAATGCAGGTACCAAATTTGAGTTAACTGTAAAGACATACCAGACATGATGCTTCTTGATCCTTGATAGGCATCAATTCCTTGGCAACAGCAAGGATATTCTGCCACTGTCCTGGTTCCTCTTTTCTGCGCATTGCGCTGCCTATTCTTATCAGTTATGATGGTAGAGCTCTTAGTTGCTCCACGAGATCTTTTGCAAGTGCTCCAATGCGGGGTTCAGAATAAAGACTATCATTACCAATACATTCTAGGAACAGCTCAAGTGCTTCATCAATTTTTAGGCTGGGGACATTTATAGTTCTGTTCACTACTGGAAATctgcactttgccgagtgcctgcggcactcggcaaagcccgaaatacactcggcaaaggctttgccgagtgccgcactcggcaaagaattaatcggcaaagaagcctttgccgagtgctttttgtcgggcagtcggcgaagcctttgccgagtgccggaaaagcactcggcaaaatgaaaatgcgaaaaaacccaaaaataatagcaaatttTTTTCCAGGGAAGGGCGCCATCGGCCAGCGCCCGTCCGTCCAGCGCCACCGGCCATCGAAGTCGCTGTATTTTTTGAGCAAAATTCGCGGCTAATGcggccggcgggattcgaactcatGACCTCTCCCTCgtgtgtctgctgctctaccattGCACTACACTGTAACttatgtctagattccgttatctatcctcatatattatactaaatcgagagtaaattgcttgtttgaggccctaaacgaattcaacttaaaaagtggtcaactacaaagtttcataacttttcgagatctacaattttcatttaggaagtttttccatccgaggtcgtttgaaaaattcaaatttcaaatttgagagattcaaacgtagttttgcatgataagatgatttcaaatcaaaaagttgtcaactacatagtttcataacttttggagatctacaatttttatttaggaagtttttccatccaaggtcgtttgaaaaattcgaatttcaaatttgagagattcaaacgtaattttgcatgataagatgatttcaaatcaaaaagttgtcaactacatagtttcataacttttggagatctacaattttcatttaggaagtttttccatccgaggtcttttgaaaaattcaaattttaaaattttcaaattcaaacgtcatttttgcatgacaagatgatttcaaatcaaaatgttgccaactacaaaatttcataacatctcaagatctacaaagttattttggtcatttggtcatccgacatagtggtagtaacattattcacaaatcttatatatctctcttcgactttcatgaaactaatatgagagatatcagagagatgtagattttatgaacaacgttattgtcgctgtgtcaaatgaagaaatgaccaaaataaactttgtagatcttgagaagttatacaactttgtagttgaaaagtttttcatttgaattcatttagggcctcaaaaattgcttggaaaaaatgatttgccgagggccaaaaaaatgcacacggcaaaatgcctctttaccgagtgcaaaaaaaggcactcggcaaagacgcattttgccgagtgccaaaaaatggcactcggcaaaatatatctttgccgagtgccagaaaaaaggcactcggcaaagacgcattttgccgagtgccgaaaaatggcactcggcaaaatacatctttgccgagtgccgaaaaaaaaacactcggcaaagccatctttgccgagtgccgaaaaaacactcggcaaagccgtctttgccgagtgcccgataaaatacactcggcaaagcttccggcactcggcaaagtgccggtttccggtagtggttCACACACATCTGATCACACAAGCTTCGTGATCTTGTTGTGATTACAAATTTTCGTTTCAATTGGCCTTGATTTCCAAGGGGTGGTAGGCCAACTTCTGCTAGGTTCAGATTGTAGTGAAGGCCATCTAGCAAAACAAGAAAACTTTTATCCTGAAGGAATTTAGATATCCTGGTGGCTTGAGTGGTTAATGAATCACCGCGGTCCTGCATTTTGAGCCGTTGAATAATTTCAGATTGGATACTTTGCACCGAACAGTCTTCTAAGGCCGTCATATAGATAACAAAGTCAAATGGAGGGTCCCTTCTGTTTGATGAACTAGGAATCAAGGAGTTTCCTGTTTCAAATGAATTGTTGATCACCTTGAGAAGGAGTGTTTTCCCAACACCAACTGGACCCCATATTCCGATCATCCCCTCTCTATCCTCAATGATGTGCTGGCGAACTTGTTCAACAAAAAGCACCTGACTTGGCAGTAGAGCAGCGTGGACATCAATATGAAGGACAGATGCCGGCTGGGCAATATCACTGGGTTGATCACTGAGACATTCTCGCAGCTGAGAAAGCTGTGCAGCGGCAATTCTAGTATCCCAGTTTAACCCAGTTTGCTTGGACTCACAGACAGCCATCCCGTCAGATAGGATGGTATCTGCTCTAGCCAGCCAAGTTTCGATCTTGTTTGTTGCTACCATGCCATTTCCCTTGGCAAGCTCAATCTTGTCACGGACTTCTCTGCTCTTCTCATGCAACTTCTCCACGTGCTCCTTAATCATCATAATAATTTCCTCTTCCTGGAAGTCAGTAATAATTAATATAGATTATAGAGAAAAAAATAAGTATGTTCCACCCAGTGCTCTACTACATACTCTTATATATAAAATATAAACTGCTAGGCTACTCCTAGTGCTCCACTTTGCCTTATTATATATGTCTTTATAGATGTTAGTGCACGTCCACATAGGATGAAAGCTAATGTGGCAAGAATTTTATAAGGAAAACAAAAGAGCTAGTACCTTGTGCAATAAAAAATTAGGCTCAAATTATACTAGACAAGAAACAAAAAATATGCATCAGGGGATAGTCAGTGGCCCCATTATATGTTAGCATGTAGAGAATGTATTCTTATAATGTTTTTGTTGCCTTGTCTATCTACTT
The sequence above is drawn from the Miscanthus floridulus cultivar M001 chromosome 15, ASM1932011v1, whole genome shotgun sequence genome and encodes:
- the LOC136507835 gene encoding disease resistance protein RPS5-like, yielding MRRKEEPGQWQNILAVAKELMPIKDQEASCLAEGIVITKLKQCLQNLRGRRNDLNHVIELGKREGKVATNQMNNWLASVDTNISVGMVICESEQNELNWDLSVIAAGLLGRLQERLSGQPSVFTVEALPPSVQEMPYSSIEQQPSRVEIFEEAMEYIKDSSVGVIGIWGLAGAGKTHLLTNINNAFCGDSLFHYVIFVTDSKEGSVGIPFSEGGDVKSRANIILDFLKTRKILILLDDVWNRINLEAVGIPYPLGRSKVVLTTRSKMVCGQMDVRKEINVACLPDDEAWQLFQDKVGQGTLSSSPRIEALAKELVEEMKGLPLALITDLHMENDVFRRLKFSYDSLRNNTLRQCLLTCSLWPEDKVIRTGDLIRCWIGLGLVDECDIHSSYRKAHSPIGELTAACLLDSCDTGFNSGYYIRC